In the Malassezia vespertilionis chromosome 3, complete sequence genome, one interval contains:
- a CDS encoding protein-serine/threonine phosphatase (EggNog:ENOG503NUIN; COG:T) codes for MQGWRISMEDAHAAVLQLQNENDPKSKSDERISFFAVFDGHGGANVARYSGRTLQGRLAELPEYKEKKWDAALHRAFLKTDEDLRNDPVYANDTSGCTAVAALFVPESTGTRSGSLYVANSGDSRSVLSLGGEAKPMSFDHKPGNPVEHARILNAGGFVEFDRVNGNLALSRAIGDFEFKQNSSLPAEEQIVTANPEVIAHSYTENDEFLVLACDGIWDCLSNQQVVDIVRRGVAQGMELVDICEDILERCLAPDAEVGGIGCDNMTLMIVAILAGRTKEEWYQWVKERVENKVGYDTPESIAPIFRTQLAQHGNGAHFGGATGQGNVALSLNGLGNGGLLSAIPRVLSGQGLTDEHGNHMRSDGLGAQIVSAGDGNNDGTQMDDKTEA; via the coding sequence ATGCAGGGATGGCGTATCTCGATGGAAGATGCACATGCTGCGGTGCTCCAGCTTCAGAATGAGAATGATCCCAAGTCGAAATCCGACGAGCGGATCAGCTTCTTCGCCGTCTTCGACGgccacggcggcgcaaacgtaGCGAGGTATTCGGGGCGTACACTTCAAGGACGTCTTGCGGAGCTTCCTGAATACAAAGAAAAGAAATGggatgctgcgctgcaccgtgCATTCCTGAAAACAGATGAGGATTTGCGCAATGACCCTGTATATGCGAACGATACGTCCGGATGCACCGCCGTCGCTGCATTGTTTGTGCCCGAATCCACTGGAACGAGAAGCGGCTCTCTGTATGTGGCCAACTCAGGCGATTCGCGTTCTGTCCTGAGTCTTGGCGGCGAGGCAAAGCCGATGAGCTTTGACCATAAGCCCGGCAACCccgtcgagcacgcgcgTATTCTCAATGCCGGCGGTTTTGTTGAATTTGACCGCGTCAATGGCAACCTGGCGCTAAGCCGTGCCATTGGTGACTTTGAATTCAAGCAGAACAGCTCTCTCCCTGCCGAGGAGCAGATTGTCACGGCCAATCCCGAAGTAATTGCGCATTCCTACACGGAGAACGACGAGTTTTTGGTCCTGGCTTGTGACGGTATTTGGGACTGCCTCTCGAACCAGCAGGTGGTTGACATTGTGCGACGGGGCGTTGCGCAAGGCATGGAGTTGGTCGACATCTGTGAGGACATCCTGGAACGCTGCCTTGCGCCCGACGCAGAAGTTGGCGGTATTGGCTGTGATAATATGACGTTGATGATTGTCGCCATTTTGGCCGGTCGTACCAAGGAGGAATGGTACCAATGGGTCAAGGAGCGCGTAGAGAACAAGGTCGGCTACGATACGCCAGAGTCAATTGCACCCATTTTTCGCACCCAACTTGCCCAGCACGGCAATGGAGCGCATTTTGGGGGGGCCACCGGTCAGGGAAACGTCGCTCTTTCACTGAATGGTTTAGGTAATGGCGGTCTTCTTTCCGCTATTCCCCGTGTACTTTCTGGACAAGGCCTCACTGATGAACATGGAAACCACATGAGGAGCGATGGGCTTGGCGCCCAAATCGTCTCTGCCGGGGACGGAAACAATGACGGCACGCAGATGGACGACAAGACCGAAGCATAA
- the ENA2 gene encoding P-type Na(+) transporter (COG:P; EggNog:ENOG503NU1M; TransMembrane:10 (i96-114o120-139i325-346o352-375i832-853o869-890i911-937o957-976i1007-1028o1040-1060i)), translated as MSIENNQVNVSKPECIQESSIATNVDPHDKSQSIGREDALGFAHRYHGPSVVRALESDQLNGLSNNEAKARLDIYGPNQLDSGESVNAFRILMNQIANAMTLVLIIAMIVSLAIQSWIEGGVIAGVVGINVFVGFFQEFSAEKTMNSLRSLASPTAHVIRSGSLVTIAAGEVVPGDILELSTGDTVPVDCRILDAMNFETDEALLTGESLPVAKSHTELFPPAEDGMEMGVGDRLNMAYSSSTVSKGRATLICTSTGMNTEIGKIAEALQGSAKGSKIRSVKRNAYGKKRPHHYMEAGVLTVWDQIALFLGIVKGTPLQILLSKLAVLLFVIAVIFAIIVFASNNWHDNEVIIYAVATGVSMIPASLTAVLTITMSMGSRAMVQRNVIVRKFESLEALGSITDICSDKTGTLTQGKMVVKKAWVPAVGQFTVSEATEPYNPTLGEVLQYDGSPAEGDTNEQGTVVASQGSSQGDLQTERLPLHDYVTIASICNLAKVFYDQDDETWKAHGDPTECALMTFACRFDMSSDKLKEPSADSEGKVASESAQWKLVAEYPFDSSVKRMAVIYTNVHTNEHRALMKGAVEHVLKACNEIRMPGGDEPLTEEAQELVLRNMEALAKQGLRVLALAQRTLSDAEAEKGDTLQREAVESSMTLVGLAGIYDQPRPESKGAVETCHRAGIEVHMLTGDHPGTACAIAEQVGIIPSQELIQQRHSKEVADALVMTASQFDRLSDEQIDRLPILPLVIARCAPQTKVRMIEALHRRKRFCAMTGDGVNDSPSLKLSDVGIAMGQAGSDVAKDASDIVLTDDNFASIEHAIEEGRRMFDNIRKFVLHLLAQNVAQACVLLIGLAFKDRTTISVFPLSPVEILYVIMVTSGFPAMGLGMEPGAPDVMARKPNVSKFGIFSFEMVLDLLVYGLWMAALCLTTFSLSVYRWGDSNLGVDCNNKFNESCDVVFRARGSTFVVITWFSLFLAWEVTNMRRSFFHMHNSAHWYNQWLVDSWQNKFLFGCVVFGFVSVFPIVYIPGLNHVVFLHKAPRGWQWGIIFIATLLFFLGTEFWKFAKRVYFRYQDKHEKDSAFNLHAVDTEKGDDIA; from the coding sequence ATGAGTATTGAGAACAACCAAGTCAACGTATCGAAGCCTGAGTGTATTCAAGAGTCGTCTATTGCTACCAATGTGGATCCCCATGATAAGTCTCAATCTATAGGGCGTGAAGATGCCTTGGGTTTTGCCCACCGCTACCACGGCCCATCCGTTGTCCGGGCATTGGAATCGGACCAGCTGAACGGCCTCTCCAACAATGAGGCTAAAGCCCGCCTCGACATCTATGGACCCAATCAGCTGGACAGTGGCGAGAGTGTGAATGCTTTTCGCATCCTCATGAATCAAATCGCAAATGCTATGACGCTCGTGCTGATTATTGCCATGATTGTCTCTCTTGCTATCCAATCCTGGATTGAAGGAGGTGTCATTGCCGGCGTTGTAGGGATCAATGTGTTTGTCGGCTTTTTTCAAGAGTTTTCTGCCGAAAAAACGATGAACTCGTTGCGTTCGCTCGCATCGCCAACCGCGCACGTCATTCGTTCCGGCTCTTTGGTCACTATTGCCGCAGGTGAAGTTGTACCGGGCGACATTTTGGAATTGTCGACGGGTGACACTGTCCCTGTTGATTGTCGCATTCTGGACGCTATGAACTTTGAGACAGACGAGGCCCTGCTTACGGGCGAATCGTTGCCTGTTGCCAAGTCTCACACGGAATTGTTCCCCCCTGCGGAAGACGGCATGGAGATGGGTGTCGGCGACCGTCTTAATATGGCATATTCCTCTTCGACTGTCTCAAAAGGCCGCGCCACGCTTATTTGTACGTCAACGGGAATGAACACGGAAATTGGCAAGATTGCCGAAGCGCTTCAAGGCTCTGCAAAAGGCAGCAAGATTCGCTCTGTGAAGCGCAATGCCTATGGCAAAAAGCGCCCTCACCATTACATGGAAGCGGGTGTGCTTACAGTGTGGGACCAAATTGCACTGTTCCTTGGCATTGTTAAAGGCACGCCACTCCAAATTTTGCTTTCCAAGCTCGCTGTTCTCTTGTTTGTCATTGCTGTCATCTTTGCTATTATTGTATTTGCTTCGAACAACTGGCACGACAACGAAGTGATTATTTATGCGGTGGCGACGGGTGTCAGTATGATCCCTGCGTCGCTCACCGCTGTGTTGACGATTACCATGTCAATGGGCAGCCGTGCTATGGTGCAGCGAAACGTTATTGTCCGCAAGTTCGAGTCGCTCGAGGCACTCGGCTCTATTACCGACATTTGCTCCGACAAGACCGGCACCTTGACGCAAGGCAAAATGGTTGTCAAGAAAGCATGGGTTCCCGCCGTTGGACAATTCACTGTCTCGGAAGCCACTGAACCCTACAACCCAACTCTCGGCGAAGTCTTACAATATGACGGAAGCCCTGCCGAGGGCGATACCAACGAGCAAGGCACTGTGGTCGCGTCCCAAGGCAGTAGCCAGGGTGATTTGCAGACTGAGCGTCTTCCGCTGCATGACTATGTTACGATTGCATCGATTTGCAACCTTGCCAAGGTGTTTTACGACCAGGACGATGAAACATGGAAGGCCCATGGCGATCCGACAGAATGTGCTCTTATGACCTTTGCTTGTCGCTTTGACATGAGCTCTGACAAGCTCAAGGAGCCCTCCGCCGACTCGGAGGGGAAGGTAGCTTCGGAGAGCGCACAATGGAAACTCGTCGCCGAGTACCCATTCGACAGCAGTGTAAAGCGCATGGCTGTGATTTACACAAATGTACACACCAATGAGCACCGCGCCTTGATGAAGGGCGCAGTGGAACACGTACTCAAGGCATGCAACGAGATTCGCATGCCTGGCGGCGATGAGCCGCTGACGGAGGAGGCGCAAGAACTTGTCTTGCGTAATATggaggcgcttgcgaaaCAAGGCCTTCGTGTCcttgcacttgcacaaCGTACACTTTCTGACGCGGAGGCAGAAAAAGGCGACACGTTGCAACGCGAGGCGGTTGAGTCGAGCATGACACTTGTGGGCCTTGCCGGCATTTATGACCAACCGCGTCCCGAGTCCAAAGGCGCAGTGGAAACATGCCATCGGGCAGGGATCGAAGTGCACATGCTTACTGGTGACCATCCTGGCACCGCATGCGCTATTGCCGAACAAGTCGGTATCATCCCATCGCAAGAGCTGATTCAACAACGCCACAGTAAGGAAGTCGCGGACGCTTTAGTGATGACTGCGTCACAATTCGATCGCCTTTCGGACGAGCAGATCGACAGGCTACCCATTTTGCCGCTGGTCATTGCTCGCTGTGCACCCCAAACCAAGGTCCGCATGATTGAAGCATTGCACCGTCGCaagcgcttttgcgccatGACGGGCGACGGCGTAAATGATTCGCCCTCACTGAAGCTTTCCGACGTTGGTATCGCAATGGGCCAAGCTGGGTCCGACGTGGCAAAAGACGCGTCGGACATTGTCCTCACCGACGACAACTTTGCATCAATTGAGCATGCAATCGAAGAAGGCCGTCGCATGTTTGACAATATTCGCAAGTTTGTCCTACACCTTCTCGCACAAAATGTGGCTCAAGCATGTGTCTTGCTGATTGGACTTGCATTCAAGGACCGCACGACCATTTCCGTATTTCCACTGAGTCCCGTTGAGATTCTCTATGTGATCATGGTCACGAGCGGGTTTCCCGCCATGGGTCTGGGCATGGAACCTGGCGCTCCCGATgtcatggcgcgcaagcccaACGTGTCTAAGTTTGGTATTTTCAGCTTTGAAATGGTGCTTGATCTTCTTGTATATGGGCTTTGGATGGCAGCCCTTTGTCTTACCACATTTTCGCTCAGTGTCTACCGCTGGGGCGACAGCAATCTCGGCGTGGACTGCAATAATAAATTTAATGAGTCGTGCGACGTCGTAttccgcgcgcgtggcTCTACCTTTGTGGTAATCACTTGGTTCTCTCTGTTCCTTGCATGGGAAGTGACcaacatgcgccgctctttttTTCACATGCACAATAGCGCGCACTGGTACAATCAATGGCTCGTGGATTCGTGGCAGAACAAATTTTTGTTTGGCTGTGTTGTCTTTGGCTTTGTGAGCGTATTTCCCATTGTATACATCCCTGGACTGAATCATGTCGTGTTTCTACACAAGGCACCGCGCGGATGGCAGTGGGGAATCATTTTTATCGCAACCttgctcttcttcctcggcACCGAATTCTGGAAATTTGCAAAGCGCGTCTATTTCCGCTACCAGGACAAGCACGAAAAAGACTCTGCATTTAATTTGCACGCTGTCGACACTGAAAAGGGCGACGATATAGCATAG
- a CDS encoding uncharacterized protein (EggNog:ENOG503P906; COG:S): MNRMTELVDDFFLTMTRSCGDFSEAGGRQEPNLFDMMQTLEYLGISLTSLEAFAQSALAKDPSRRAIKTPTTRQGKEPWVNPTEDFLPSDSEEDGEVDGGKSSRRSNAVWNTIMQDIVPDHLPPQPPRHNWMFTPVYGTEMLSELPTLQLVDRKLENARLVETSLRKLIKDTDQAALQLLSDKSPESAPQDSDAPPSEAQTVLENAVVDEPMPASSLAAAAPVPPSVPSKRVLPRPVNYKTSWYASLASADSKLPNANLYTARLRGGVEEGPGDT; encoded by the exons ATGAACAGGATGAccgagctggtcgatgATTTCTTCCTAACTATGACACGCAGCTGTGGTGACTTTTCTGAAGCTGGGGGCCGACAGGAGCCTAATCTGTTTGATATGATGCAGACGCTCGAGTACTTGGGCATTTCACTTACTTCGCTCGAGGCATTTGCGCAGTCTGCACTCGCTAAAGACCCGTCGCGTCGTGCCATTAAAACGCCGACAACTCGGCAAGGCAAAGAGCCGTGGGTGAATCCGACGGAAGACTTTTTGCCTTCCGACTCGGAAGAAGACGGCGAAGTGGACGGCGGGAAATCGAGCCGGCGTTCAAATGCTGTTTGGAACACCATCATGCAGGACATTGTCCCGGACCAtttgccgccgcagccacCGCGGCACAACTGGATGTTTACGCCTGTATACGGGACAGAGATGCTTTCAGAGCTGCCTACGTTGCAGCTGGTCGATCGCAAATTGGAAAATGCACGCCTTGTCGAGACATCGCTGCGTAAACTCATCAAGGATACTGACCAGGCCGCGCTCCAATTGCTTTCGGACAAGTCGCCAGAAAGTGCACCGCAAGACTCCGACGCACCGCCCTCTGAAGCACAGACGGTGCTCGAAAATGCCGTGGTCGACGAGCCGATGCCAGCTTCGtcgcttgccgctgcagcgccagtgccCCCGAGTGTGCCGTCCAAGCGCGTGCTACCGCGCCCAGTGAATTACAAAACAAGCTGGTACGCATCTCTGGCCTCCGCGGACAGCAAACTTCCCAATGCAAATCTGTAcacggcgcgtttgcgggGCGGCGTCGAAGAAG GCCCCGGCGATACGTAG
- the IZH3 gene encoding inc metabolism membrane protein (EggNog:ENOG503NXK7; COG:T; TransMembrane:7 (o398-418i430-449o469-486i493-514o526-546i553-575o595-614i)) yields MPTLKKVGVRSASAGSPKVSTASGVSARRAYAEQALRHRVVPDASDLAKIADSLDGAVVRSVTATEHELAVLDAQVSFSCDGRSVVDFLDLSVSLPFWLAYVRAEAKRHMLEIQRRIHLLFERHKIGKTAFSWIFVEIMEQIDMVYHAIPNMAEHLPFAHGARLYSKVPKNKELSRQMQALIADWERRASTFDPNLFVTNAAFSPQTLAAYDGTTSLDQNTLPPLSYAMSLFHFPTGWAEQIQHLPEATAHVATEAWHRLDAFLDRVNNVTLVPLRETSHSLNLGAHIPSRLASLEFPASELLHKFEQTLDTVTERSRAGATGFVHRATLAVQDVEEALYYAAREVANGGKELIHYNALPYAWRNNDFILTGYRFIPLENWRYILKSTFELHNETGNIHTHVLGLAIIIVLYWFSGVLDPHTTLMDRWIQTLYLLAAAKCLLCSISWHIMSGCSNRQWFECFACIDYTGISWLVAASILSLVYNGFYCQPFLIALYSTGSFLLGTIMGVVPWAPWFNDPKNRTIRIWMFIVMALMGIVPFIHGVYLHGTSPVLQFYGPVFPSLLSYIVGVAFYGLRFPERFAPGRFDLIGQSHQLWHVAIVLAICLHYRAILIFHENRFEYSCKLAL; encoded by the exons ATGCCTACCCTCAAGAAAGTCGGAGTAcggagcgcctcggctgGCTCGCCGAAGGTGAGCACTGCATCAGGAGTTtctgcgcgtcgcgcataTGCCGAGCAAGCTTTGCGCCATCGCGTTGTCCCAGATGCTTCGGATCTTGCCAAGATTGCCGACTCGCTTGACGGCGCCGTCGTGCGGAGTGTCACAGCGACAGAGCACGAATTGGCGGTGCTAGACGCACAAGTGTCGTTTTCATGTGACGGTCGTTCGGTGGTTGATTTT CTAGACCTCTCTGTCTCGCTGCCATTTTGGCTCGCATATGTGCGCGCAGAAGCGAAGCGGCACATGCTCGAAATTCAAAGGCGCATTCACTTGCTTTTTGAGAGACACAAGATTGGCAAAACAGCGTTTAGCTGGATTTTTGTCGAGATCATGGAACAGATCGATATGGTCTACCATGCCATCCCGAATATGGCCGAACACCTTCCTTTTGCGCATGGCGCAAGACTGTACAGCAAGGTGCCAAAAAACAAAGAACTTTCCAGGCAGATGCAGGCGCTTATTGCAGATTGggagcgccgtgcaagtACGTTTGACCCCAACCTGTTTGTAACCAACGCCGCATTTTCGCCCCAGACCCTGGCCGCCTACGACGGCACTACCTCGCTCGACCAGAACACTCTGCCTCCCTTGTCGTACGCAATGTCGCTTTTTCATTTCCCGACTGGGTGGGCAGAACAAATACAACATCTTCCGGAGGCAACCGCACACGTCGCAACAGAAGCGTGGCATCGCTTGGACGCGTTCCTCGATCGCGTCAACAATGTCACGCTTGTTCCCCTGCGCGAAACTTCACACTCGCTGAACTTGGGCGCGCATATACCATCGCGACTTGCGAGCCTCGAGTTTCCTGCATCCGAGTTGCTACACAAGTTTGAACAAACACTGGACACCGTCACAGAGCGATCTCGTGCCGGTGCGACAGGGTTTGTGCACCGTGCAACGTTAGCCGTGCAAGATGTTGAAGAGGCGCTGTACTATGCAGCGAGGGAAGTTGCAAACGGCGGCAAGGAACTCATCCATTACAACGCGCTGCCGTATGCTTGGAGAAACAACGACTTTATATTAACGGGCTACCGCTTTATTCCGCTCGAAAATTGGCGATATATATTGAAGAGCACGTTTGAATTACACAACGAGACCGGCAATATTCATACACACGTGCTGGGTCTTGCCATTATCATCGTTTTGTACTGGTTCTCTGGCGTACTTGATCCGCACACCACATTGATGGACCGCTGGATTCAAACCTTGTATCTGCTTGCAGCGGCCAAGTGTCTTTTGTGCTCGATCTCGTGGCACATTATGTCTGGCTGCTCCAACAGGCAATGGTTTGAATGTTTTGCGTGTATCGATTACACGGGCATTTCATGGCTTGTGGCTGCCTCAATCCTTTCGCTTGTCTACAATGGCTTCTACTGCCAGCCTTTTCTGATCGCGCTTTATTCCACAGGTTCATTTTTGCTTGGCACCATTATGGGAGTCGTGCCTTGGGCGCCATGGTTCAACGACCCAAAGAATCGCACCATCCGGATTTGGATGTTTATCGTAATGGCACTGATGGGCATTGTCCCTTTTATACACGGGGTATATTTGCATGGAACCAGTCCCGTGCTTCAATTCTACGGGCCCGTATTCCCTAGCCTTTTGTCGTACATCGTCGGCGTCGCATTTTACGGACTGCGGTTCCCCGAACGTTTTGCTCCGGGACGCTTTGACCTGATCGGCCAATCACACCAGCTATGGCACGTCGCCATTGTCCTTGCCATCTGCTTGCATTACCGTGCGATCCTCATTTTCCACGAGAACCGTTTCGAGTACAGCTGCAAGCTGGCTCTGTGA
- a CDS encoding uncharacterized protein (COG:O; EggNog:ENOG503P55U) has product MMEKRLPQPPRSDNTVFTYTTPERTTTHRQFPASQSHVELGQRTQAVHQYYATTDPFSRNVLHTPSTPLKRTRNTTSSNSYLRPSFHLAPPARLRSEATEPMQAVLPSRTTVHGALSGYHLPETSTPQLVRTPDFRQPAPEAPQTLEPAISQPIRWKPSTSIDFPPRQEPVASLDRSSVAGYPRACVANISSMHNFAPATQVPDLASMHNFLGVAAPAQTPASLRSTVPAPAPAPIDLAAEAPISSAAATGAVQPCLIIEYCNRCRWQHRAAWLQTELLLTFQAKDAADGRTSRASGGGALASTMLIPCVAPETAGRFRVWLITEALPGSPNAGATVMYLLWDRKQRGGFPDLPELKRLVRDRIAPGQDLGHSEK; this is encoded by the exons ATGATGGAAAAACGGCTTCCGCAGCCCCCGCGCAGTGATAATACGGTGTTTACCTACACGACTCCTGAGCGAACTACCACGCACAGACAGTTTCCTGCGTCACAATCGCACGTGGAATTGGGGCAGCGCACTCAGGCGGTTCATCAATATTATGCCACGACCGATCCGTTTTCTAGGAATGTGCTGCATACCCCGAGCACGCCCTTGAAACGTACGCGCAACACGACTTCCAGCAATTCTTATTTGCGCCCAAGTTTCCACTTGGCACCGCCGGCCAGACTGCGATCGGAGGCGACTGAGCCAATGCAAGCCGTGCTGCCGTCCCGAACAACCGTGCACGGTGCGTTGTCGGGGTACCACTTGCCTGAAACTAGTACCCCTCAActtgtgcgcacgcctGATTTCAGGCAGCCAGCACCAGAGGCGCCCCAGACGCTGGAGCCTGCGATCTCGCAACCTATTCGATGGAAGCCCTCCACATCGATCGATTTTCCTCCCAGGCAGGAGCCCGTCGCTTCACTGGATCGATCTTCTGTGGCTGGATATCCTCGCGCATGTGTGGCAAATATATCGTCGATGCACAATTTTGCCCCAGCTACGCAAGTGCCTGATCTAGCTTCGATGCATAACTTTTTGGGCGTTGCTGCGCCCGCACAGACCCCTGCTTCGTTAAGGTCCACTGTGCCAGCGcccgcgcctgcgcctaTTGATCTTGCAGCAGAAGCACCCATCTCTTCTGCAGCCGCCActggcgctgtgcaaccCTGCTTGATTATCGAGTACTGCAATCGGTGCCGCTggcagcatcgcgcggcatggCTGCAAACCGAACTGCTTCTTACCTTTCAAGCCAAAGATGCTGCGGATGGCCGCACTTCGCGTGCGtccggcggcggtgcactGGCCAGTACTATGCTCATTCCTTGTGTGGCTCCAGAAACTGCGGGCCGTTTTCGTGTTTGGCTTATCACGGAGGCCTTGCCGGGATCGCCGAATGCAGGCGCTACTGTCATGTACTTGCTTTGGGACAGAAAGCAACGCGGTGGCTTCCCCGATCTGCCGGAGCTG AAACGACTGGTGCGCGACAGGATCGCGCCTGGCCAGGACCTGGGCCATTCTGAAAAATAG
- a CDS encoding uncharacterized protein (TransMembrane:1 (o220-239i); EggNog:ENOG503P4UK), translating to MLSRGHPDDKLGEPLNIIVSSLSSDDVLTAEGFLLWVTALGFGVSCLGQGDDDSFQYANLGKGNENVKQGSLSGNNGVLRWNYGLPSVGTCRETIEGGNHMRWFMQRTKNGTAIFLASSYEKGLDQHHTIEPNGYNRGRDDIVGIATRPEGVEWNGFKYNASAEWIPAGRLLNATSEGINHPDVAPPNGTAIDGRVALLKVNTLQKNNDEKRSSSSGMSIQPQLCVAALLLLMTTAVFLGM from the coding sequence ATGCTTTCGCGTGGCCACCCGGATGACAAGCTGGGTGAGCCGCTGAATATCATTGTGTCGTCGCTGTCGTCGGATGATGTGCTGACCGCGGAGGGATTTCTGCTCTGGGTGACTGCATTGGGATTCGGCGTTTCATGCTTGGGCCAGGGCGATGATGACAGTTTTCAATATGCCAACCTCGGGAAAGGAAACGAAAATGTAAAACAAGGGTCGCTGTCCGGCAACAATGgcgtcttgcgctggaaTTACGGGCTTCCTTCCGTCGGGACATGTCGCGAAACGATTGAAGGTGGCAATCACATGCGCTGGTTTATGCAACGCACGAAAAATGGCACGGCCATTTTTCTCGCGTCTTCCTACGAAAAAGGACTGGACCAGCACCACACAATTGAGCCAAATGGCTACAACCGTGGTCGCGACGATATTGTTGGCATTGCGACGCGACCTGAAGGTGTTGAATGGAACGGGTTTAAATACAACGCAAGCGCGGAATGGATCCCCGCCGGCCGCTTGCTCAATGCCACATCCGAAGGAATCAACCACCCCGAtgttgcgccgccgaaTGGCACAGCCATCGATGGGCGTGTAGCGCTGCTCAAGGTGAATACACTGCAGAAAAATAATGACGAGAAACGCAGCAGCAGTTCAGGTATGTCCATCCAGCCGCAGCTGTGTGTGGCTGCGCTTCTTCTGCTCATGACCACTGCTGTGTTCCTTGGAATGTAG
- the TIF34 gene encoding translation initiation factor eIF3 subunit (EggNog:ENOG503NV6H; COG:J; COG:T; BUSCO:EOG09262W7C) has translation MRPIVLSGHTRPLNQIKFNREGDLLFSVAKDNVVNVWFSHNGERLGTYNGHNGAVWSVDIDMSSTLLVTGSADNEMRIWDVRTGQCLYSWEFATAVKCVAFNRNGTEILCITEERMGHRGALRVFRINRDPASWTQQEKEAIRTVTFSGSKASVATFDALDRHILTGHENGKIALYAHDSEYPESGVDAELELQHTMAHSDLVTDLQLGWDKTYLITSSKDKLSKLIDTNTLDVMKTYPTDTPLNSAIAHPTRPYVIVGGGQEAMSVTTTSSRQGKFESRFWHKVFEEETARLPGHFGPINTLAIHPTGNAYASGGEDGYVRVNWFDPTFFTSKPYGGEFEIPDEDQ, from the exons ATG CGTCCAATTGTGCTTTCTGGACATACCCGTCCTCTCAACCAGATCAAGTTTAATCGCGAGGGCGATTTGCTTTTCTCGGTTGCTAAAGACAATGTCGTCAATGTGTGGTTCTCGCACAATGGCGAGCGTCTCGGAACATACAACGGGCATAATGGTGCAGTCTGGTCCGTGGACATTGATATGAGCTCTACGCTTTTGGTGACTGGCTCTGCCGACAACGAAATGCGCATTTGGGACGTGCGTACGGGACAGTGTCTCTATTCGTGGGAGTTTGCTACCGCGGTCAAATGCGTCGCGTTTAACCGCAACGGAACTGAAATTCTTTGCATTACGGAGGAGCGCATGGGTCACCGTGGTGCACTGCGCGTCTTTAGGATTAATCGTGATCCTGCATCATGGACACAGCAAGAAAAAGAGGCGATCCGTACGGTCACCTTCTCCGGCTCCAAGGCATCTGTCGCCACGTTTGACGCCCTGGACAGACATATTTTGACTGGGCACGAAAATGGAAAAATTGCGCTTTATGCGCACGACAGCGAGTACCCCGAGTCTGGTGTCGACGCCGAGCTAGAGCTCCAGCACACAATGGCACATTCGGACCTTGTCACTGACCTGCAACTTGGCTGGGATAAAACGTATTTAATCACGAGCAGCAAAGACAAGCTTTCTAAGCTTATTGACACTAACACACTGGACGTGATGAAGACATATCCTACAGATACGCCGCTAAACTCGGCCATTGCGCATCCCACGCGGCCCTACGTGATTGTCGGTGGTGGCCAGGAGGCAATGAGCGTCACCACTACGAGCTCTCGTCAGGGCAAGTTTGAATCGCGGTTCTGGCACAAGGTGTTTGAGGAAGAGACTGCCAGGCTACCTGGTCATTTCGGTCCGATCAACACACTCGCTATTCATCCTACAGGTAACGCGTATGCTTCGGGTGGTGAAGATGGCTACGTCCGTGTCAATTGGTTTGACCCTACCTTCTTTACCTCCAAGCCGTACGGCGGCGAATTTGAAATTCCTGACGAGGACCAGTAA